AAGTCATTATCACCAGTATCACTAATTAGCGGCTTATTATTTAAGGCTGCTAATTTTTTTTTCGTAGCAATAATCATAATATTGTCTTTGCCACCACGTTGTTCAAGAATAAGACGAATTATACGTGGACTTAATTGCTGATTACCACGACCAAAAATATGGCCCTGCCCTCCAATTAAAGTAATAACTAACGTTATATTTTGTTGAGCTAGAGTGAGGTTGCTTGATTCAGAACTCTTTGTTGAGATAAGTTGTTGCCATAACTGCTGTTCAGTTACATCATTAGCAATGAGCATTTGATTTTTCACTAAATCAACGCCTAGTAAAGTACTCTCTAAACCAAGCTCGCCCATTAGAAAATCAGTTGTTGAGCCTGAGCCAATAATAAATAAACCTTCATCATCATCTCTCATGTGCGAAATAACATCTTCACTAATATCCTGCAGTACTAGTTCATCTAACTCTTTACCGCCCGACTTTACCGCTTGTACGTATCTAAGTTCACTCGGAATTTGCATTTCACCAAAACGTTTAGCTTTAACAATCCCTTGACGAAATAATGATTCATCAATATCCATAACATCACCCTCAGTTAATGTTACTAATTGTTTAGTGACCATTAACTCTACTACTCGCCCTGCAGCCCTAGGTGTAATAGCATAAACACCTGAGTGAATTTTACATCCTGCTGGAATACCTAATACAGGTACTTGAGATGAATCTTTTTCTTGTGTATTTAAGGCTACTACTTTCGCTATATTACGCGCAGTACCATCACCACCAGCAAATAAAATAATATCAACTTGCTTAGCGAGTAAAGCAGATATAGTGCTTTCGGTATCAATTGCTTGTGTTTTATCTGTTGAGGTTTGATAAACCAGTTCAACAGTAAAACCTAGTGATTTTGCGGCTTGCTCACCCATTTGGTTATTAGCAGTATATACAGTTATTTCATCTTGATAAGGTAATAATACTTTTAGCGCTGTTTGTGTTCGCTCATTGGCTTTAAGATCAGCTCCTAATGCTAAGGCGTGATTTACCATATCATCACTCCCCTTTAACGCGACACTTCCACCAACACCTGCTATCGGGTTAATAACCAAGCCTAATTTGAACATTATTTGCCTTCTTTATTTTTTATAAAACCATCAGTATTTAAAGGTAAAGGTGTATTATAAAAGTGAGCCAAAGCTTCAATGAACTGATTTGCTCTTACCGGAAACCCTTGCTGTAAAAACACTTCAACCTGTTGAAAAACTTTGTCTTTAAAATCAATACTATCGGATTGAAATCCATCTAAATTATCAGAAGAAACATGGAAATCTTTTTTAACGGCGACATTAAAAGCCCACTCAATAGCTTGTGGAATAACTTCAACCTGCTCAAATTGAGCTTGTTGCTGCTCATTTCGCCCATCAGGAGCATACCAGTAGCCATAATCTTCTAGTAAACGTCTTTTTTCGCCGGCATGACACCAATGCGCTATTTCATGAAAAGCACTTGCATAATAGCCATGGGCAAAGACTATTTGATTATAACTACATTCGCTATTTTGAGGTAAATAGATGGGTTCATCGTCCCCCCTAATCAATCGCGTGTTATAAGATTGACTAAAAGTTTTATCAAAGAGCTCAATTAAATCTTGATAATGGTATGACATGACATTTATAACTAGGAATATAGTAGCAGAAAAATAATAGCGCTATTGTAACGAAAAATGACGCCTGTGACAGCGTCATTTTAATTGAGATAGTGTTTAATATAATTTTAAGCTTATTAAGCTTACATTGTTAATTTAAACATCATCTTCGATATTATCCTTACCTTTAGTGCGCTCTATGCTATTTAACTTATGGTGGATAGCTGATTTAATCATCATATAAGCACTAACCGGTGCCGTCAGCAAAAGAAATATAGAGATAAGAATCTCTTTTAAACTTAACCCATCTTGCGTAGTACTAAAGAAAATCATTGCAGCGGTTAATAATGACGCCATACCCAATGTGGTTGCTTTAGTAGGCCCATGAAGTCGCATAAAAAAGTCTGGCATTTTCACTAAACCGATAGACCCGATAAGTACAAAAGTTCCGCCAATTAATAATAATATTGAAATAATCCATTCAGTCATAACTTACCTCCTACTCTATAATGTCGCCACGTAATAAGTATTTACATACTGCCACAGTACTTACAAAACCTAACATAGCAATTAGCAATGCAGCCTCAAAATACAGTCCAGTTCCCATATTCATGCCATATAAGATGATCAACGCAATACTATTGATATACATTGTATCGAGCGCCAGTATTCTATCGGGAACTGAAGGACCCATTAATAAACGCCATAAGTTTAATATTAACGACAGACCTATCATCGCAAACACAATCAAAATAACAGTTTCTAGCATTGAAATATCTCCTTAAGAGGCGCTTCATAACGTTGTTTAATTGTATTGATTAAAGCCTCTTCATCAGTAAGATTTAAAACGTGTATCAATAAATAACGTTGTTCCGGCTTTTGACCTTCGATAAAACACTCACGCCATGGATACACTTCAGCACTAACAGTTCCAGGTGTTAATGACACTGTACTGGCCAATATAGTAATAGGCATACTGTGTGTTAAATCTAGTGGTACCTTAACAAAGCCTGGCGTTAATTTTTTAGTCGGTCCTAATATTAATATAGCAACCTCAACATTTGCCGTAATAATGTCATATAAAACCAACATTAAATGACGTAACGCTAGCATAGGCCTTAGTACTAATGGCTGCTTAGTTCTAAATGGGTTAGTCGCAAGCGGAATAACAATAGCAAGAATAATAGCTAAGACAATATGCCCGGTTGATACGCTATTATTTAATAATAACCATACAACAAATAACAAAATACTCCGAATAGGAGTTGGCAGCCATTTAAATCGAGTTTCTAAACGCATTACTCGCCTCCAGGAAGAATAATATTAATATTGTTGCTAAAATCATGTAATTGAGTCGCAGCTCCAATTGCATACTCACTTAACGGTCCTGCAAAAATACTCATTAACGGTGCACTAGCCACCAGAATAATTAATGCAGCTAACTGTGCAGGATGTACACGTTCTTGCTTAGCTCTTTCTGCCACTCTTTGTTCTGAAATCTTAGCTTGATGATGCCAAAAAACCGTACTACCTGCTTTAGCGACTGCAAATAACACCGCTAAACTCGCGAGTAAATAAAGCGGCCAAAATACAACGTTATATTCAATATTAAGTGTCGCTTGAAGTAACCATACTTTCGCTATAAATCCAGACAAAGGCGGCATACCTATTACCGCTACCGCAGCAATAACAAAGCAAGACCCCAACAACATGGGTTGAGAAACCGGAGTTCCGGCGGTAATACGGTCTGCAACCTTACCTCGTTGACGGCCAATTAAGTCAGCTAAAATATATAACGCAGCAGTAACAAGCGTTGAATGAACAAGATAATAAATAGCCGCTGAACTTGCTTCAACTGTCTGCACAGCTATTAAGGCCACTAAAGTACCTATCGAAACAATCACCAAATTAGAGACGAGTTTTCTTAAATCTTGGCTTGCTAGTACACCAATGGCACCCATAGTAATTGTCGCCAATGCTAACCACCATAACCAACTTTGCGCCATATGAGTTAACTCACCCGCTTCTTCACCAAAGATAAGCGTATAAACACGCATCATTGAATAAACGCCAACTTTAGTCATTATCGCAAACAACGCAGCAACAACAGGCATCGCGGTAGCGTAAGTATTAGGTAGCCATAAATGTAACGGTAATAAAGCACCTTTTAAAGCAAAAACCACAAGCAATAACAAGCCACCTATTTTAGCCAGATAAACATCATCACCTTGTAAGTAAGTTACTTTTTGTGCCATATCAGTCATATTCAGCGTGCCCAATACGCCATATAGAATACCTAAAGCAACTAAGAAAACAGCCGAGCCAACAAGATTCATAATGACATATTGCAAAGCCGCTCGTGTATTTTTCTTATCTCCACCGTGCATCAATAATGCATAAGAAGCGATAAGCAATACTTCGAAAAATACAAATAGGTTAAAAGCATCCCCTGTTAAAAAAGCGCCATTTACACCTAAAATTAAAAACTGTACTAATGGATGAAAAAAGCTACCTTTCTCATCGTCTCCGGCACTAGCATACAAAGTACACACAGCACCAAGTAAAGAACTCAAACACACTAATAAGGTAGATAAAGGATCAGCAACTAGCACAATACCAAAAGGCGCGCTCCAATCACCAATCGCATAAACTTGAGTACCGTCTGCTTGAACTTTCAATAATAAAGCTAATGAAATGAAAAAAGTGATAAAACTTAACGCTACAGAAGAAAACCGTCTTATCGCCTTGTTTTTCCCACATGGCGGCATTAGTAAGATCACCCCTGCCAACATAGGTAGTAATATAGGTAAAGAAGTCAAATGCTGGCTCATACTTTGCCCTTTTTATTATTTTCTGGAACTTGCCCATTCACATGATCATTACCTAAGTCTGCTCGCCCTCTTATTGCCAAAATAACGACAAAAGCCGTCATTGCAAACCCAATTACAATCGCCGTTAATACAAAAGCTTGTGGTAATGGATCAGCATAAACTTCACTGTAACCTAGAACCGCAGCACTATTTAAACTAAGTCGTCCTGAAGAAAACAAAAATAAATTAACGCCATAAGACAGCATTGTTAAACCTAAAACCACCGGGAAAGTTCGCGATCTTAATATTAAGAACACACCACAAAACACTAAAACTCCAACACAAGATGCGTAAAGTAATTCCATTAAATATTTACCTCTTCTTTAGGTGCATTAGCCGTTAACTTACCAAGACTACCTAAAATCATTAATGTCGCACCAACAACCGTAATATAAACACCTAAATCAAATACCAAGGCACTGGCAAGTTCAATTTCGCCAATAAAAGGTATATTGAAATAATCAAACCAGGTTGTCATGAACGGCTTATCAAAGAACCAACTACCAACACCGGTAAATAATGCAATCGCAATACCTGAGGCAATAATTTTACGATAATTAATCGTTAAGCGTTCAGCAATCCAATTTGAACCATGAGCGATATATTGCAAAATAAAAGCAATAGCAGTTATTAACCCTGCAATAAATCCGCCACCGGGTAGGTTATGACCGCGTAAGAAAATATAAAACGACACGAGTAACGCTAACGGTAATAGTGACTGAGAAATACTCGCCAATAAAATAGGATAACGTTCTTTTGCCCAAGGACGGCCTTCACTATCACTACCAGGCATAAATAAAGGCAAGTTTACTAACAGCTTATAAATGCCTAAAGCAGCAATTCCTAATACACAAATTTCTCCTAGCGTATCAAAACCACGAAAATCGACTAAAATAACATTTACAACATTCGTGCCGCCACCACCTGTTTTAGCATTTGCTAAGAAAAAGTCTGATATAGACTCAAATGGACGGGTAATTAAGGCATAACAAATGCTACCAATAACAACACCTAATGTTCCAGATATACCTATATCACGCAGTATGCGCATAGAGCTAGATTCTCTAGGCGAGTACTGTGGTAAAAAGAATAAAGCCAACATCAGTAATATAATAGTCACTACTTCAACGGTTAGCTGAGTCAATGCTAAATCTGGCGCTGAGAATCGAGTAAAGGCGACAGATACCATCAAGCCCACAACAGAGACCATCAACAAGGAGATCATTCGTGTGCGATACCAAATGACTGTACTAATAGCGCCAATAATTAATAACGCTGCTCCAACAGCATTATGAACATCGATAGGAGTTAGTGGTTTTTGCCCTACTAATTGGTTCATTTCAAGTAATGGCCAACCAGAAAAAAGTAAAACTACTAGGAACATTAACGTTAAATAACGCTGTAACGAACCATTTTCTATCGTATTTATTTTATGCTGGCACCACTTTATCATCCGATAAACTGTACCATCGAACACTTTTTTAGCGTTTAAAGTGGGTAGAGAATCTTGAAATTTATAAAGATGGCGGCGTTGTGTATACATAAATAAACCACCACTAACGGCAATAGCACTCATTAATAATGGCAAATTAAAACCATGCCACAGCGCTACTTTAAACTCTGGCACATAACCACCAAGTACAGCAAAAGACGCAGACTTTAAAATGTCATCAACAATAAAGTTTGGAAATATTCCCACAAGTAAACATAAAGCCACTAATATCTCGATTGGCACCCGCATATATCGAGGAGGTTCACTTGGTTGTCTAGGTAAGTCAATCGGATCACCATTAAAGAAAACATCATGGATAAATCGTGCGGAATAAGCTACCGCTAAAGCACCTGCAACGGTCGCAAGTACAGGAATAAGCCATGACATAGATCCCAATAATTGTTGGTGTAATGTTTCAGCAAAAAACATTTCTTTAGACAAGAATCCATTTAATAGTGGAACCCCTGCCATAGCCGCTGCAGCAACCATTGCCAATGTTGCTGTATAAGGCATAAATCGCCACATACCGTTGAGCTTACGCATATCACGCGTACCGGTTTCATGGTCAATAATACCTGTTGCCATAAACAAAGAAGCTTTAAAGGTTGCATGGTTGATAATATGGAAAATAGCAGCGACTGTCGCAAGTTCCGTACTCAAGCCTAATAATAAAGTAATTAAACCTAAGTGACTAATAGTTGAATAAGCTAATAACCCTTTTAAATCATGCTTAAATAAAGCGATGTAAGCGCCAAATAATAATGTAGTTAAGCCAGTGATACTAACAATAATAAACCAAGTATCAGTTCCCGCTAATACAGGGTAAAAACGTGCTAATAAAAAAATACCTGCCTTTACCATAGTGGCAGAATGAAGATAAGCACTTACTGGTGTTGGTGCCGCCATTGCATGGGGTAACCAAAAATGAAAAGGAAATTGTGCCGACTTAGTGAAGGCGCCAAGTAATACTAAAATTAGTGCAACTTCGTACCAATCATGTGCTTGAATAATTTCTCTGCTAGCTAAAATAACATCTAAATTAAAACTACCAACGATATTACCCAATAAAAGCAAACCCGCTAATAAAGCTAAACCACCACCACCGGTTATAGTTAAAGCCATTATCGCACCTTTACGTGCTTCGGATTTCTGCCACCAGTAACTAATTAATAAGAAAGAACTAATACTAGTAAGTTCCCAAAAAAACCAGAGTTGAATGACATTATTCGACATGACAATACCAAGCATTGCTGTCATAAATAACATCAAGTAGGCATAAAGCTTAGGCATAGAGTCTTTACTACTTAAGTAATAACGAGTATAAAAAATAACTAATATACCAATGCCTAATATCATAAAAATGAATAATAGTGAGAGACCGTCTAAACGAAAGGCTATATCAATACCCAGTAGCGGTATCCACGAAATTGTTTGTCGAATTTCCTCACCAGAAAAAACAGCAGGAGTAAGGCTAATGGTCATTAATAATGCGATAACAGGCATTAATAAGGATAACCCAGTCGATTGATTACGGGTTAATTTGCCCGTCATTGAAGAAATAATACTGCCAAGTAAGGATAGCAAGGGTATCCAAAGCAAAGTCATAAAGTAAACCTTTTTGATAGCGTCGTATTATTACGACAGTACACTATATTATTAGTGTGATGATTCATGTGTTGAATAGTGTAAATATACAATGTTAATGATGATTTTACTGTATTAGTCTTTGAGTTGTCTATAGTTTGTAATTATAGTTTTATCTATTTTATTTAGTACTCGCTAGCCAATTCAAATAGAATTGAAGTTGTGGACAACGAGGATAACTTTTTTCGTTAGGATTAAGTCCGCACCGCACGACTCTATAACTATTAATTACAGTAAATCAACTAACTAAGATTACAATCACTACTGAGTTTAACTATATATTCACACCTAAAATACCAAAATCATTTGGATTATGTAAAATTTTATGTCAAAAATTAAAATAAGCTTCTTCTAGCACTAGTCGCACTGCCTATATAAAGTGTAGTATTTACCTTAATTAAGAAGTATGAGTTTGCAGGTGATAAATGAAGAAGCTGGACAACATCGATTTACAAGTATTAACTATTTTATATAATGATGCAGATATTACTAATAAAGAATTAGCTGAAAAAATAGGAATTGCACCTTCAACGTGTTTAGAGCGTGTAAAACGTTTAAGGCAAAATGGCGTTATAAAAGGTGCTTATATTGATGTCAACTTAAATACTATTGGTGGTAATATTGAAGCAATTGCAGCTATTCGTCTACAGCCTTATTCAGAGCAAATTGTAAATCAGTTTAGAGATGACTTATTAAAATATCCTGAAATATTGAATCTTTACCATATGGGTGGTAGTTATGATTACTACATTCATATGTCAGTTCAAGATAGTGAACATTTACGCCAATTTGTCTTTAAAAATATAACCTCAAGAGACGAAGTTACTACGGTAGAAACTTCACTTGTTTTTGAGCATAGTCGTAGTGGTGTACTACCAAATTTTCAAACAAACTAAAGCATTATAGTAATTAGTTATAATGCTTTAATATTTCAATAATGAAAGTAATACTACATTAGTTCACTATATTACTTGTTAGCTTTTGACTCTTTGCCACGATGTGCTTTTGAAGGTGCATTGTGCTGCACCCTACTCTTCACAGAATGATTATTTTTTTTCACCGTTTTTGTTGTACTACGCTCTTTATGATGGCTAGTTTGACGTTGCTTAGTTGTCACTTTTTGGATGTTTTTATTAGATGGATTAACATTACGTTGCACAACTTTCTTTTGCTTAAGTTGACTTTGAACATGTCGCTCTGATTTTTTCGTGTTATGCACTCTCACTTTATTACTATAATATTTTTTACCCGTAGCCTTACTTCTGTAAGCAACGCCTTTTCGATGTATTGGTTGATGAACCCAACGTTTAGCGTTACCTCCTCTTGAAATGGCACTAGGCTTACGATAATGATGAGACTTATATGGGTTTACAACAAGTACATGACGTTTATTCCACTGAAAAGTACTAAAGAAATAATTAAACGAAATATGAACACCCGAATGCCAATAAAAAGGATTATGGCGATTCACAGAAACATGAAAAGAAGGACGCCAGTAGACAGGTGGATATGACGACCAATGCCAAGTACCATAAACCATACGTGTGTCATAATAAGGAACATACACAACTTCTTTTTTTATAGGTTCAATTATAATATTACTGTCTTCATAACTGACTTCCATATTATTCATTTTACTGAGATTGCCAGCAAGTTTAGCTTTTTCCCTAAGCGTTTGAATACTTTCTAAGACCCTTGTTTCATCTTCTAAGAAAGTATCACCTAATAGCTGCATCCATGTTAAGTCTTCACTTAAATGATTCAGTATTTGTTCAAAAGGCACTAATGCTTTAACACTAGGATCCCAATCAAAACTTTCAATTACTTGAGCAATTTGAGCAGCATTTAAGCCTGCATTATTTTCTAACCACCGCTGTGCTTTGATAACTTCAATTGGATATGTTGACGATATCAATATATGAGTTAACAAGCTGTCAGGATATAGAGCTATCGGCGCTAACATTTGCGCTAACTCAGCTTCACTTATTTGTGATTGTTCTTGCTCATCTAATTGATAATTTTGCTGTGAAAATGCGCTTAAACTCACTGGCGCACTTAATATAAAACTTAATAACAAAATAAAGGTTTTCATCATTTTTATCCTTTTTACTGATCTTAAGTAGTAAGCATACCTTGACCAAACTGAACGCAAGCTGAATAAATAAATACTAGGTCGATATATCAAACACCAGTGTAAAAGTAGCACCACCAAGTGTAGGTGATTTACTGATAAACAATTGACCTCGATAGCTACTCACAAGATCATTAACAATTGCTAAACCAATACCATGTCCTGCTTGATAGGTATCAGCTCGACCTCCTCGCGATAAAATAATAGCCTGCTGTGATTGATTGATACCTTCACCATCATCAGAAACTTCTATGGTTAATTTTTCATTTTCGTTTAAAACCTTAATTGCTATCTTACTTTTAGCGGCTTTACAGGCGTTGTCTAATATATTACCTAAAATCTCCATTAAATCACCTTCATCGCCTTTAAAGATGGCCGACTCATTAACATCAAGCGTGAAAGATAAATGGTTGTCTCTATATAATTTACTTAAAGTTTTCACCAGTTTTTCAGCGACTTGTTTCACTCCAATCCCTAAATGCCATGAAGACTGTCCCGCACTTTGCGCTCTTTTCAGCTGATATTCAATAATTTGGTTAATTTTCTGTAGTTGAACATTTGTATTAGCTGAGATTTCTTTTTCACTTTGCATGACTGCAAGCGGGGTTTTCAGGCTATGGGCTAAATCAGATAAAGCATTACGATAACGCGTCCGTTGATTTTCTTCTGTTACTAATAAAGTGTTTAATTGTTTCACCACCTTCTGTAATTCAAGTGGGTAATAACCGCTTAATGATTTCTGCTGGCCTTTTTCAATACGCTCAAGCTCATAGGTTAATTGTCTCAATGGTTTCAGAGTCCACAATAAGCCAATGATTTGAACAGAGACAAACACGACGATTAGTAATAATAGCCATCCCCAAAGTTTATGCCTAAAATCATTGAGTGCAATCAGCATATTTTCTTGATCTTTAATAATATGAAGAGTTACAGGAAACTCTTGTCCGTTATTAAAAAAACTAACACTAAAACTAAAAAGTAAATGACTACTACCTTCTAAATTGATGGTAGAAAACAACGTTTCTCCAACAATAGGCGATGGTAATAATGCGGGTAAGGATAAGGTTAGCAAAGATTGTGACTGCCATAATGGCATATTATCTGTTGTGTTTTCTGCTAACGTAGTTAAATCATTGCTAGATGTTACTATTGCATACAAGCCTGATTGGCTCACATTAAATTGGTTTTCCAATAAGAGTTCTGGCATGACTAATTGATTATTTTCTACCTCAGCTACAGTCAAAATAGAATAACTATAAGCTTTTAATTCGTTTTGACTCCCCGACATTAATTGTCGCTCAAAGGCATTACTTAATGTAAAACCAATAATAGGTAGCATGATCACTGTCATTACTAATGTACTTAATAATAACCGAACCTTTAAAGAATTCATTTAACGTCTAATCGCTTTAATTTATAACCGTGGCCTCGAAGCGTTTCGATAAAGCCATATTCGCCTGTAGGGTCGAGTTTTTTTCTTAAACGTCTGATAAAAACTTCAATAACGTTAGAATCAAGATCGAAGTCTTGATCATAAATATGCTCAGTGAGTTTTGCTTTCGAAGTCACTTCATCAAGGTGCAACATCATATATTCTAATAGTTTATATTCTGAACTACTCAGTTTTATCGCTTGATTATTCACTTCAACTTGTAAGCTTTTTGTATTTAATGTTAGTTCACCATTCGTGATTAGTGGGCTTGCCTGACCAGCTGAACGTCGAATTAACGCATTTAAACGTGCAAATAATTCTTCTGTTTGAAAAGGCTTAGTTAAATAATCATCTGCACCCGCATCTAACCCTGATACTTTATCTTGCCAACTGTCTCTTGCTGTTAATACTAAAATAGGAAAGCTAATATCGTTTTCTCGCAATGCTTTAATGACACTAATACCATCTATAATTGGTAAGCCAATATCTATAATTGCAGCATCGTAAGGGTATTCTTGGCCTTGAAATAAGCCAGTTTGCCCATCGCTGGCAACATCAACTAAATAATTAGCATCAATCAAATGCTTATATAAATTTTGTTGTAAGGCTAAATCGTCTTCAATTAGTAATAATCGCATATTAATTACCACCACTTACATTGCCAGTTTTAGCATCAACAGAAACTGAGATTATATGACCATTGTTTTTAATTAATTTAATGCGATAAGACGATTTTTGTTTTTGTACTTTAAGCACTTTACCACCAAATCGACTTTTAGCCATTTGCGCTGCTTGCTGACTACTCGTTACTCTTAACTGTTGCTTATGTGCTTGCTGATTAGCTTTAATCGCATAGTTGTTAGCAGTAAAACTTCCATGTGCAAATGTACTCATGGATAGAGTTATAGAAAGAAGAAAAAAACAGGGTAAAGCAAATTTCATTATTGTTCCAAGTACTAGTGTATTTCAGTATTAACCATAGCTTATTTAAAATAATACTCCTTAGCAACTGAATATAAGCTGAACGTACTCACCTGATATCAAAATATAAAATAAAGCTTCTAAAACGTGATAAATCATTCAGCTTACATTCATCTTGATTGCGCTTTAATAACAACATAAACAAATATCGCAAGGATAAATTATGCTTCATAAAATACATAAAACTAAATCGGGCTACGCAATCAAGCTATTACTATTAACCTTTACGAGTATATTATTGTCCACACAAGCTAATGCTAATGATTTAGAGGATTCTGCATTGCCAAGCCATTCTGTTTCTCAAGGATCATTTAAAAACAATTTTAATGATGAACTACGCCAGCAAATAATTGACGTTAATAGATTTACTAACACGCCAGATCAACTTAATAACAAAGCAACATCGAAAACAAGAGAAGAAATTCAAAATAACAATAGTGTTTTAATGAACAAATCGAGTAAAAATAAAATGCTACAAAATCGTAGCTCTTATTACGACGCCGACTTTACAATTTATGCTGCAACAAGCTTTTTACTTGATGATTTTGATAATGACGGCTTCTATCAAACTTTTAGTGTGGTTTTTGACGCTGATATATATAGCTATACACAGCACCAGCTAGGTGAAGTTTATGCTTTGTTATACCTAAGTAAAAATGGTAAACCATGGAAGCACTACTATACTACTGATACTTTTCTTATTGAAGGAGAGTCTGATCTAGACGAATATGAAGTTATAACCACTTTTTTATCTGGTTACTCAACTGACTATTATGATGTGTTAATTGATTTATATCAGGTTGGTTATCCCGATATTGTTGCTACCTATAGTTCAGACGACACCAACGCCTTATATGCTTTACCATTAGAAAGTAATAACTATGACGACACTTATATTGAAGTGGTAGAAGTTTACGGTGGTGGTAGTTTCTCTTTTATCACTTTATTGATGATTATAACGTTAAGCTTTTTTCGTTTACGAGCTAAACACTAATAAAGATAACAGCAAGCAATAAATCTTAGCTAAAAAAAACCACAAGAAGAAGCTTCTTGTGGTTTTTATTTTAATGATTCGAAGTTATCTGATCACTATATTATGAGTAGGAAAAGGCTACTTTCAAAAAAATAGCGCTCTCCCTTTCAAATACTTACTTTAGCTTTTTAAGTCATCAAAGAATTTTTTTACACCATCAAAGAAGCCTGTTTCTTTTGGGCTATGCTTTTTACTGCTTTTA
The sequence above is a segment of the Colwellia sp. 20A7 genome. Coding sequences within it:
- a CDS encoding monovalent cation/H+ antiporter subunit A, translated to MTLLWIPLLSLLGSIISSMTGKLTRNQSTGLSLLMPVIALLMTISLTPAVFSGEEIRQTISWIPLLGIDIAFRLDGLSLLFIFMILGIGILVIFYTRYYLSSKDSMPKLYAYLMLFMTAMLGIVMSNNVIQLWFFWELTSISSFLLISYWWQKSEARKGAIMALTITGGGGLALLAGLLLLGNIVGSFNLDVILASREIIQAHDWYEVALILVLLGAFTKSAQFPFHFWLPHAMAAPTPVSAYLHSATMVKAGIFLLARFYPVLAGTDTWFIIVSITGLTTLLFGAYIALFKHDLKGLLAYSTISHLGLITLLLGLSTELATVAAIFHIINHATFKASLFMATGIIDHETGTRDMRKLNGMWRFMPYTATLAMVAAAAMAGVPLLNGFLSKEMFFAETLHQQLLGSMSWLIPVLATVAGALAVAYSARFIHDVFFNGDPIDLPRQPSEPPRYMRVPIEILVALCLLVGIFPNFIVDDILKSASFAVLGGYVPEFKVALWHGFNLPLLMSAIAVSGGLFMYTQRRHLYKFQDSLPTLNAKKVFDGTVYRMIKWCQHKINTIENGSLQRYLTLMFLVVLLFSGWPLLEMNQLVGQKPLTPIDVHNAVGAALLIIGAISTVIWYRTRMISLLMVSVVGLMVSVAFTRFSAPDLALTQLTVEVVTIILLMLALFFLPQYSPRESSSMRILRDIGISGTLGVVIGSICYALITRPFESISDFFLANAKTGGGGTNVVNVILVDFRGFDTLGEICVLGIAALGIYKLLVNLPLFMPGSDSEGRPWAKERYPILLASISQSLLPLALLVSFYIFLRGHNLPGGGFIAGLITAIAFILQYIAHGSNWIAERLTINYRKIIASGIAIALFTGVGSWFFDKPFMTTWFDYFNIPFIGEIELASALVFDLGVYITVVGATLMILGSLGKLTANAPKEEVNI
- a CDS encoding Lrp/AsnC family transcriptional regulator, encoding MKKLDNIDLQVLTILYNDADITNKELAEKIGIAPSTCLERVKRLRQNGVIKGAYIDVNLNTIGGNIEAIAAIRLQPYSEQIVNQFRDDLLKYPEILNLYHMGGSYDYYIHMSVQDSEHLRQFVFKNITSRDEVTTVETSLVFEHSRSGVLPNFQTN
- a CDS encoding DUF3300 domain-containing protein is translated as MMKTFILLLSFILSAPVSLSAFSQQNYQLDEQEQSQISEAELAQMLAPIALYPDSLLTHILISSTYPIEVIKAQRWLENNAGLNAAQIAQVIESFDWDPSVKALVPFEQILNHLSEDLTWMQLLGDTFLEDETRVLESIQTLREKAKLAGNLSKMNNMEVSYEDSNIIIEPIKKEVVYVPYYDTRMVYGTWHWSSYPPVYWRPSFHVSVNRHNPFYWHSGVHISFNYFFSTFQWNKRHVLVVNPYKSHHYRKPSAISRGGNAKRWVHQPIHRKGVAYRSKATGKKYYSNKVRVHNTKKSERHVQSQLKQKKVVQRNVNPSNKNIQKVTTKQRQTSHHKERSTTKTVKKNNHSVKSRVQHNAPSKAHRGKESKANK
- a CDS encoding ATP-binding protein, whose protein sequence is MNSLKVRLLLSTLVMTVIMLPIIGFTLSNAFERQLMSGSQNELKAYSYSILTVAEVENNQLVMPELLLENQFNVSQSGLYAIVTSSNDLTTLAENTTDNMPLWQSQSLLTLSLPALLPSPIVGETLFSTINLEGSSHLLFSFSVSFFNNGQEFPVTLHIIKDQENMLIALNDFRHKLWGWLLLLIVVFVSVQIIGLLWTLKPLRQLTYELERIEKGQQKSLSGYYPLELQKVVKQLNTLLVTEENQRTRYRNALSDLAHSLKTPLAVMQSEKEISANTNVQLQKINQIIEYQLKRAQSAGQSSWHLGIGVKQVAEKLVKTLSKLYRDNHLSFTLDVNESAIFKGDEGDLMEILGNILDNACKAAKSKIAIKVLNENEKLTIEVSDDGEGINQSQQAIILSRGGRADTYQAGHGIGLAIVNDLVSSYRGQLFISKSPTLGGATFTLVFDIST
- a CDS encoding response regulator transcription factor, whose protein sequence is MRLLLIEDDLALQQNLYKHLIDANYLVDVASDGQTGLFQGQEYPYDAAIIDIGLPIIDGISVIKALRENDISFPILVLTARDSWQDKVSGLDAGADDYLTKPFQTEELFARLNALIRRSAGQASPLITNGELTLNTKSLQVEVNNQAIKLSSSEYKLLEYMMLHLDEVTSKAKLTEHIYDQDFDLDSNVIEVFIRRLRKKLDPTGEYGFIETLRGHGYKLKRLDVK
- a CDS encoding PepSY domain-containing protein: MKFALPCFFLLSITLSMSTFAHGSFTANNYAIKANQQAHKQQLRVTSSQQAAQMAKSRFGGKVLKVQKQKSSYRIKLIKNNGHIISVSVDAKTGNVSGGN